A DNA window from Amphiprion ocellaris isolate individual 3 ecotype Okinawa chromosome 8, ASM2253959v1, whole genome shotgun sequence contains the following coding sequences:
- the fam131c gene encoding protein FAM131C isoform X1: MGACLCKGHKEFHLPVSTLQQTDEGQPSSVKDDQNPSYGSMAEKNSHYDIGELATSSLIGLVATIKDHITKPTAMAQGRVAHLIEWKGWGGCGEAGRGRGGCSGAWGKGGGGWGVMGAELQEDEQYYSQMTDEIKEARFAAGVAEQFALAEAAMNMWSMNDNLEQPSTSLQAAQSHFLSQFLLDGGSVGVPQHLYSIHAQTHGNSSAVNLVCPPLVNPIFPTPSIQPDRAQPFEDRNTVTAEAAVRHVDSSSLSEDDVFYN, from the exons ATGGGTGCCTGCCTCTGCAAAGGTCACAAAG AGTTCCACCTCCCCGTATCAACGCTGCAGCAGACTGATGAGGGTCAGCCATCATCTGTCAAA GATGACCAGAATCCCTCCTACGGCAGcatggcagaaaaaaacagccacTACGATATCGGAGAGCTGGCCACATCCTCTTTGATTG GTCTGGTTGCCACGATAAAGGATCACATCACCAAGCCGACAGCAATGGCCCAGGGGCGGGTAGCTCACCTGATTGAGTGGAAGGGTTGGGGTGGATGCGGTGAGGCCGGGAGAGGCAGGGGAGGTTGCAGCGGGGCCTGGGGTAAAGGAGGTGGAGGCTGGGGGGTGATGGGGGCCGAGCTGCAGGAAGATGAACAATACTACTCCCAAATGACAGACGAGATCAAGGAAGCTCGCTTTGCTGCAG GTGTAGCAGAGCAGTTTGCCTTGGCTGAGGCAGCCATGAATATGTGGTCCATGAACGACAACTTAGAGCAGCCATCCACCAGCTTACAAG CAGCACAGAGCCACTTCCTGTCTCAGTTCCTGCTCGATGGTGGAAGTGTTGGTGTTCCCCAGCACTTGTACAGCATTCATGCCCAGactcatggcaacagcagtgcAGTCAACCTGGTCTGTCCACCGCTAGTCAACCCCATTTTCCCAACGCCCAGCATCCAGCCGGACAGAGCTCAGCCCTTTGAGGACAGAAACACTGTGACTGCAGAAGCTGCTGTCCGACATGTAGACAGCAGCTCGCTATCCGAGGATGATGTTTTTTACAACTAG
- the fam131c gene encoding protein FAM131C isoform X2 translates to MGACLCKGHKEFHLPVSTLQQTDEGQPSSVKDDQNPSYGSMAEKNSHYDIGELATSSLIGLVATIKDHITKPTAMAQGRVAHLIEWKGWGGCGEAGRGRGGCSGAWGKGGGGWGVMGAELQEDEQYYSQMTDEIKEARFAAGVAEQFALAEAAMNMWSMNDNLEQPSTSLQAQSHFLSQFLLDGGSVGVPQHLYSIHAQTHGNSSAVNLVCPPLVNPIFPTPSIQPDRAQPFEDRNTVTAEAAVRHVDSSSLSEDDVFYN, encoded by the exons ATGGGTGCCTGCCTCTGCAAAGGTCACAAAG AGTTCCACCTCCCCGTATCAACGCTGCAGCAGACTGATGAGGGTCAGCCATCATCTGTCAAA GATGACCAGAATCCCTCCTACGGCAGcatggcagaaaaaaacagccacTACGATATCGGAGAGCTGGCCACATCCTCTTTGATTG GTCTGGTTGCCACGATAAAGGATCACATCACCAAGCCGACAGCAATGGCCCAGGGGCGGGTAGCTCACCTGATTGAGTGGAAGGGTTGGGGTGGATGCGGTGAGGCCGGGAGAGGCAGGGGAGGTTGCAGCGGGGCCTGGGGTAAAGGAGGTGGAGGCTGGGGGGTGATGGGGGCCGAGCTGCAGGAAGATGAACAATACTACTCCCAAATGACAGACGAGATCAAGGAAGCTCGCTTTGCTGCAG GTGTAGCAGAGCAGTTTGCCTTGGCTGAGGCAGCCATGAATATGTGGTCCATGAACGACAACTTAGAGCAGCCATCCACCAGCTTACAAG CACAGAGCCACTTCCTGTCTCAGTTCCTGCTCGATGGTGGAAGTGTTGGTGTTCCCCAGCACTTGTACAGCATTCATGCCCAGactcatggcaacagcagtgcAGTCAACCTGGTCTGTCCACCGCTAGTCAACCCCATTTTCCCAACGCCCAGCATCCAGCCGGACAGAGCTCAGCCCTTTGAGGACAGAAACACTGTGACTGCAGAAGCTGCTGTCCGACATGTAGACAGCAGCTCGCTATCCGAGGATGATGTTTTTTACAACTAG
- the fam131c gene encoding protein FAM131C isoform X3 yields the protein MAEKNSHYDIGELATSSLIGLVATIKDHITKPTAMAQGRVAHLIEWKGWGGCGEAGRGRGGCSGAWGKGGGGWGVMGAELQEDEQYYSQMTDEIKEARFAAGVAEQFALAEAAMNMWSMNDNLEQPSTSLQAAQSHFLSQFLLDGGSVGVPQHLYSIHAQTHGNSSAVNLVCPPLVNPIFPTPSIQPDRAQPFEDRNTVTAEAAVRHVDSSSLSEDDVFYN from the exons atggcagaaaaaaacagccacTACGATATCGGAGAGCTGGCCACATCCTCTTTGATTG GTCTGGTTGCCACGATAAAGGATCACATCACCAAGCCGACAGCAATGGCCCAGGGGCGGGTAGCTCACCTGATTGAGTGGAAGGGTTGGGGTGGATGCGGTGAGGCCGGGAGAGGCAGGGGAGGTTGCAGCGGGGCCTGGGGTAAAGGAGGTGGAGGCTGGGGGGTGATGGGGGCCGAGCTGCAGGAAGATGAACAATACTACTCCCAAATGACAGACGAGATCAAGGAAGCTCGCTTTGCTGCAG GTGTAGCAGAGCAGTTTGCCTTGGCTGAGGCAGCCATGAATATGTGGTCCATGAACGACAACTTAGAGCAGCCATCCACCAGCTTACAAG CAGCACAGAGCCACTTCCTGTCTCAGTTCCTGCTCGATGGTGGAAGTGTTGGTGTTCCCCAGCACTTGTACAGCATTCATGCCCAGactcatggcaacagcagtgcAGTCAACCTGGTCTGTCCACCGCTAGTCAACCCCATTTTCCCAACGCCCAGCATCCAGCCGGACAGAGCTCAGCCCTTTGAGGACAGAAACACTGTGACTGCAGAAGCTGCTGTCCGACATGTAGACAGCAGCTCGCTATCCGAGGATGATGTTTTTTACAACTAG